The Methanobacterium sp. BAmetb5 genome includes a region encoding these proteins:
- a CDS encoding TIGR00341 family protein translates to MTLRLIEVVIPRGYQEEVVEMLKEDRILEILDMELGNDLTLFKILLTTEDSENILDRLEKRFSHLDGFRIFILPVQASIPRIDEISDDNSLKSQNNSESVAAERISREELYSNVLSVSKPTRIYFIMVMLSSLVASIGVLNNNVAVIIGAMVIAPLLGPNMGLSLATVLRDADLAIISLKSIISGVVLSIIIAVIIGAVVNFDPSIPAIALRTDVALAGIVLAFASGIAGSIAFTTDVSSALIGVMVAVALLPPLSVFGLLLGSGYYYLATGAFLLFLVNLVCINLSGVITFYVQRIKPLKTWDTFKAYKLTYFAMLLWSILLVILLTLIQIRKII, encoded by the coding sequence ATGACCCTAAGGTTAATAGAGGTAGTTATTCCTCGAGGATATCAGGAAGAAGTAGTGGAGATGCTAAAGGAGGACAGAATTCTAGAAATACTGGATATGGAGTTGGGCAATGACTTAACACTTTTTAAGATTCTCTTGACTACTGAAGATAGTGAAAATATCTTGGATCGATTGGAAAAACGTTTCTCCCACTTAGATGGGTTTAGAATATTCATTCTCCCGGTGCAAGCATCTATACCTCGTATTGATGAAATATCTGATGATAATAGCTTAAAATCTCAGAATAATAGTGAATCAGTTGCTGCAGAGAGAATAAGCCGTGAAGAATTATATTCCAATGTTCTGTCGGTAAGTAAACCAACTAGGATCTATTTTATCATGGTGATGTTATCGTCGTTGGTGGCCAGTATTGGTGTCTTGAACAATAATGTGGCGGTTATCATTGGTGCTATGGTCATTGCACCTCTTTTGGGTCCGAATATGGGATTGTCTCTGGCAACTGTTCTTAGAGATGCCGATCTTGCCATTATTTCTTTAAAAAGTATCATTTCTGGTGTTGTCCTTTCTATAATCATAGCGGTAATAATTGGAGCCGTGGTCAACTTCGATCCTTCTATTCCAGCTATAGCACTAAGGACCGATGTTGCCCTGGCAGGGATAGTCCTGGCTTTTGCATCGGGTATTGCAGGGTCAATAGCGTTCACTACTGATGTGTCCAGTGCACTTATCGGTGTTATGGTGGCAGTAGCTTTACTTCCTCCCTTATCTGTTTTTGGACTTTTATTGGGATCAGGATATTATTATCTGGCTACAGGGGCTTTCCTGTTATTTCTGGTGAACTTGGTGTGCATAAATCTATCTGGGGTGATTACATTTTATGTACAGAGAATAAAGCCTTTGAAGACATGGGATACCTTTAAAGCCTATAAACTAACTTATTTTGCCATGTTGCTATGGTCTATTCTTCTGGTAATTCTTTTGACACTCATACAAATTAGAAAGATTATTTAA
- a CDS encoding TIGR00341 family protein, with protein sequence MAYRLIIATIPAENRDHNIETLLRRYDVLSMWHTNSTDGQMILNILIRREKTEAILNLLQKHCSGVEGFRVILVPVEASIPLPETPSKILSEETEEDTFILEGLVNRLSSRELVDRLSRQEIYADISDMSRLSRVYIVMIVLSSLVAAIGVLNNNVAVIIGAMVIAPLFGPNVALALAIVLGDMHLAIEALKTNLTGIITALLISTFIGLFAVVDLTIPELFLRTNVGLGSVTLALSSGIVGALAFTRGFRTTLVGVMVAVALLPPLVAFGLLLGSGNFFMASGALLLFLVNLVCINLAGIMTFLIQRIRPIIPEKLIKAKKMTNAALIIWILMLIIFIFLIFQRQGVFDVVRL encoded by the coding sequence ATGGCTTATCGTTTAATCATAGCAACAATACCTGCAGAAAATAGGGACCATAATATAGAAACACTTTTAAGAAGGTATGATGTGCTTTCTATGTGGCATACTAACTCCACAGATGGGCAAATGATTCTTAACATACTGATTCGTCGTGAAAAAACCGAAGCTATACTCAATCTACTCCAGAAACACTGCTCTGGTGTAGAAGGATTTAGAGTTATTCTGGTGCCAGTTGAAGCATCTATACCCTTACCGGAAACACCCTCAAAAATTCTGTCTGAAGAAACAGAAGAAGATACTTTTATTTTAGAAGGATTAGTCAATCGGTTGAGTTCTAGGGAACTGGTGGACCGTTTAAGTCGTCAGGAAATTTATGCAGACATCTCCGATATGTCTCGTCTTTCCAGGGTGTACATTGTGATGATTGTACTTTCTTCCCTGGTAGCGGCCATTGGTGTTTTGAATAATAATGTGGCGGTTATTATTGGGGCTATGGTCATAGCGCCCCTTTTTGGACCAAACGTAGCTTTAGCTCTGGCAATAGTGTTGGGGGATATGCATCTGGCTATTGAAGCTCTTAAAACTAATTTAACTGGAATTATAACCGCCTTGTTGATATCAACTTTCATTGGCCTTTTTGCAGTAGTGGATCTTACCATACCTGAGCTTTTCCTGAGAACTAATGTTGGGTTGGGTAGTGTTACGCTTGCTTTGTCTTCAGGCATTGTGGGGGCCCTGGCTTTCACTCGAGGTTTTAGAACCACCTTGGTGGGTGTTATGGTGGCTGTGGCTTTACTTCCTCCACTGGTCGCTTTTGGGTTACTTTTAGGTTCCGGAAACTTTTTTATGGCTTCAGGAGCTCTTTTACTCTTTTTGGTGAACTTGGTGTGCATCAATTTAGCAGGGATTATGACCTTCCTTATTCAGAGAATACGTCCTATTATTCCCGAAAAACTCATTAAAGCTAAAAAAATGACTAATGCTGCATTAATTATTTGGATATTAATGTTAATAATATTCATTTTTCTGATTTTCCAGAGACAAGGTGTTTTTGATGTGGTTCGATTATGA
- a CDS encoding PadR family transcriptional regulator, with protein sequence MPRISDLEVAILGLLYEEPQYGYQIEKTIEAWGMRNWTPIGFSSIYYVLKKLEKKELVTSKLEKVEGKPSRKVFTITSSGKSTMEAELRDLLSWNKKLISSFDLGLAYLNYLKPREVINCLENYVESAQGRIKFLESSVKTQEKLNTPYYVVALFSRPLAVLKTEVAWVEQFIEKIKKEENL encoded by the coding sequence ATGCCTAGAATATCAGATCTGGAGGTGGCCATACTGGGCCTGCTCTACGAGGAACCACAGTACGGATACCAGATTGAAAAGACCATTGAAGCATGGGGGATGCGTAACTGGACTCCTATAGGCTTTTCATCAATTTATTATGTCTTAAAGAAGCTGGAAAAGAAGGAACTGGTTACATCGAAACTGGAAAAGGTAGAGGGAAAACCCTCCCGGAAAGTTTTCACCATAACTTCCTCGGGAAAAAGTACCATGGAAGCAGAACTCCGGGACCTATTGTCCTGGAATAAAAAGTTGATTTCCTCCTTTGATCTGGGATTGGCCTATCTTAACTATTTAAAACCACGGGAAGTTATTAACTGCCTGGAAAATTACGTAGAATCCGCCCAGGGTAGGATTAAATTCCTGGAAAGTTCAGTGAAGACTCAGGAAAAGTTAAATACTCCTTACTATGTGGTTGCCCTTTTCAGCAGGCCCCTGGCGGTACTTAAAACCGAGGTGGCCTGGGTAGAACAATTTATTGAGAAAATCAAAAAGGAAGAAAATCTCTAG